From Cannabis sativa cultivar Pink pepper isolate KNU-18-1 chromosome 8, ASM2916894v1, whole genome shotgun sequence, a single genomic window includes:
- the LOC115700178 gene encoding uncharacterized protein LOC115700178, producing the protein MNSQEWDEELRCQGREGELEEAAMVSWAIWRARNDFVWQQKSWTAANVVTSVRMLLDQFKDAQKRKGLSLSSLFDGGHLVEHWSALSSGKIKVNVDGALFEHEGRFGWGCVARDCHGNVVEAFNRGHLGRVQP; encoded by the exons ATGAATTCACAAGAGTGGGATGAAGAG CTGCGATGCCAAGGAAGAGAAGGCGAGTTGGAGGAGGCTGCTATGGTCAGCTGGGCCATTTGGCGTGCCAGAAATGACTTTGTTTGGCAGCAAAAAAGTTGGACTGCTGCAAATGTGGTTACATCAGTAAGAATGCTACTTGATCAGTTCAAAGACGCTCAAAAAAGAAAGGGTCTTTCTTTGTCTTCGTTGTTCGACGGAGGCCATTTGGTTGAGCATTGGAGTGCACTTTCTTCAGGAAAGATCAAGGTTAATGTTGATGGCGCCTTATTTGAGCATGAAGGCAGGTTTGGGTGGGGTTGTGTGGCTCGCGACTGCCATGGCAATGTCGTGGAGGCTTTCAATCGAGGTCATTTGGGGAGGGTTCAACCTTAA
- the LOC115699300 gene encoding large ribosomal subunit protein mL102 (rPPR5) produces MAFVLSKRCQWRPRLFPNLIRISDPSPICLLRLFSSNQDSATGVVDKVSDPNADPTSSEAPTGPEISSSPIGSETVVNQRTPRGKRRNPEKLEDIICRMMANREWTTRLQNSIRSLVPQFDPTLVWNVLHGARNSEHALQFFRWVERAGLFDHDRETHSKIIEILTRASKLNHARCILLDMPNKGVEWDEDLFVLLIDGYGKAGIVQESVKIFNKMKELGIERSIKSYDALFKVILRRGRYMMAKRYFNAMLSEGIEPTKHTYNIMIWGFFLSLRLETAKRFYEDMKNRGISPDVVTYNTMIHGYNRFKLLDEAENLFTEMKGRNIAPTVISYTTMIKGYVSVGRVDDGLRLFEEMKSFGIKPNAVTYTTLLPGLCDAEKMSEAQTMLREMVDKFIAPKDNSIFMRLLSSQCKAGDLDAAADVLKAMIRLSIPTESGHYGILIENFCKAQVYDRAVKLLEKLVEKEIILRPQSTAVIEASAYNPMIQYLCNHGQTGKAENFFRQLMKTGVKDSVAFNNLIHGHSKEGNPDSAFEILKIMSRRGVASDADSFRLLIKSYLSKGEPADAKTALDNMIESGHLPESSLFRSVMESLFEDGRVQTASRVMKSMVEKGVKENMDLVAKVLEALLMRGHVEEALGRIDLLMHSGCEPDFDSLLSILCEKGKTIAAIKLLDFCLERDYSVDFSSYDKVLDSLLAAGKTLNAYSILCKIMEKGGVSSWSSCEDLVKNLNEEGNTKQADILSRMIKGGGKEGSGSKKGKKQASVSA; encoded by the coding sequence ATGGCGTTCGTCTTATCTAAGCGCTGCCAATGGCGACCGAGGCTCTTCCCTAATCTTATCAGGATATCAGACCCTTCTCCGATCTGTCTCCTCCGCCTCTTCAGCTCGAACCAAGATTCGGCCACAGGCGTCGTCGATAAAGTATCAGACCCAAATGCCGACCCCACTTCTTCAGAAGCTCCAACTGGACCCGAAATCTCATCATCACCAATTGGTTCGGAAACCGTCGTGAATCAGAGAACCCCACGAGGTAAGCGTCGAAACCCAGAAAAGTTAGAGGATATTATATGTAGAATGATGGCTAACCGGGAATGGACTACTCGTTTACAAAACTCGATTCGGTCTTTGGTTCCTCAATTCGATCCCACCCTCGTTTGGAATGTGTTGCATGGTGCCCGGAACTCGGAGCACGCGCTTCAGTTCTTCAGGTGGGTCGAGCGTGCCGGTTTGTTTGATCACGACCGTGAGACCCATTCTAAGATTATTGAGATTCTAACCCGAGCTTCGAAGCTTAATCATGCCCGGTGCATACTCTTGGACATGCCCAATAAGGGTGTAGAGTGGGATGAAGACCTTTTTGTTTTGCTTATTGATGGTTATGGTAAAGCTGGGATTGTTCAAGAATCTGTGAAAATTTTCAATAAGATGAAGGAGTTGGGTATTGAGAGGAGCATTAAGTCTTATGATGCTTTGTTTAAGGTTATTCTGAGGAGAGGACGATATATGATGGCGAAAAGGTACTTTAATGCAATGTTGAGTGAGGGAATAGAGCCTACTAAACATACTTATAATATCATGATTTGGGGTTTCTTTCTTTCATTGAGATTGGAGACTGCTAAACGGTTTTATGAAGACATGAAGAATAGGGGTATATCACCAGATGTTGTTACTTATAACACAATGATCCACGGGTATAATCGGTTCAAACTATTGGATGAGGCAGAAAATTTGTTTACAGAGATGAAAGGAAGAAACATAGCTCCCACGGTTATAAGTTATACTACCATGATAAAAGGGTATGTCTCTGTTGGTAGAGTTGATGATGGACTGAGATTGTTTGAGGAGATGAAGTCTTTTGGTATTAAGCCCAATGCTGTTACATACACAACTTTATTGCCGGGGCTTTGTGATGCAGAGAAAATGTCTGAAGCTCAGACAATGTTGAGGGAGATGGTGGACAAGTTTATTGCTCCTAAGGATAACTCCATCTTTATGAGATTGTTATCAAGCCAGTGCAAGGCTGGAGATTTAGATGCAGCTGCAGATGTACTCAAGGCAATGATCCGGCTGAGCATCCCGACAGAGTCTGGTCATTATGGCATCCTAATTGAAAACTTCTGTAAGGCGCAGGTGTATGATCGGGCAGTTAAGTTGTTAGAGAAGCTTGTTGAGAAAGAAATTATATTAAGGCCACAGAGCACTGCAGTGATAGAAGCTAGTGCTTATAATCCAATGATTCAGTATCTATGCAACCATGGGCAGACTGGGAAAGCTGAAAACTTTTTCAGGCAGTTGATGAAAACAGGTGTCAAGGATTCTGTTGCTTTCAATAATTTAATTCACGGCCACTCCAAGGAAGGGAACCCTGATTCtgcttttgaaattttgaaaattatgagTAGAAGAGGGGTTGCTAGTGATGCAGATTCTTTCAGATTGCTGATTAAGAGCTACTTGAGTAAAGGTGAACCAGCTGATGCTAAAACAGCTTTGGATAACATGATTGAAAGTGGGCATCTTCCAGAGTCATCATTATTCAGATCAGTAATGGAGAGTCTATTTGAAGATGGGAGAGTTCAAACTGCTAGTAGGGTAATGAAGAGTATGGTTGAGAAGGGTGTGAAAGAGAACATGGACTTGGTTGCTAAGGTTTTGGAAGCCCTCCTCATGAGAGGTCATGTTGAGGAAGCATTGGGTCGGATTGATTTACTTATGCATAGTGGCTGTGAGCCAGACTTTGACAGTCTTCTATCTATTCTTTGTGAGAAAGGGAAGACAATTGCCGCTATCAAGTTGCTGGACTTTTGCCTTGAAAGGGACTATTCtgtagatttttcaagttatgATAAAGTTTTAGATTCTCTTTTAGCAGCAGGAAAGACACTTAATGCATATTCAATACTATGCAAAATAATGGAGAAAGGAGGAGTTTCTAGTTGGAGTAGCTGTGAAGATTTGGTTAAGAACCTTAATGAGGAGGGCAACACAAAGCAAGCAGATATTCTTTCCAGAATGATAAAGGGAGGAGGCAAAGAAGGTAGTGGGAGCAAGAAAGGGAAGAAACAAGCATCTGTAAGTGCTtga